A stretch of the Coprobacillus cateniformis genome encodes the following:
- a CDS encoding MerR family transcriptional regulator encodes MLIKDVCKLCHVTKKALVYYEDKGLISPLIMENGYRDYSQKDIKIIKEICVLRHCGISVSDIKIILLDTNKKTVIKKYQKLNNLHIESYLKMNESLQRLTQNYDIEKEFNHLVEKNDCLLTVREKLILAFPGCYGLFLSLHFGRFLNESIDTKEKHKAYVQMIHYLDHLVISQELVDYMKSIFNDKYDIFALEQQIYLDTTNAFHDFENYFKEHQEQLENYIEYKLSDEYKDSLVKKVQEEILIFQKETGYQDNFIENLKILSSSYREYLHQLEKLKKQYIYFHKSKNSHQML; translated from the coding sequence ATGCTTATAAAGGATGTTTGTAAACTTTGCCATGTCACAAAAAAAGCCCTTGTTTATTATGAAGACAAAGGACTTATTTCTCCACTTATAATGGAAAATGGTTATCGAGATTATAGTCAAAAAGATATCAAGATCATTAAAGAAATTTGTGTTTTAAGACATTGTGGAATAAGTGTGTCAGATATTAAAATTATTCTATTAGATACTAATAAAAAAACAGTGATAAAGAAATATCAAAAATTAAATAATTTACATATAGAAAGTTATTTAAAAATGAATGAGAGTCTTCAACGATTGACACAGAATTATGATATTGAAAAAGAATTTAATCATTTAGTTGAAAAGAATGATTGTCTTCTTACTGTAAGAGAAAAACTTATTTTAGCGTTTCCAGGTTGTTATGGACTTTTTTTGTCATTACATTTTGGAAGATTCTTAAATGAAAGTATTGATACTAAAGAAAAGCATAAAGCTTATGTTCAGATGATTCATTATTTAGACCATTTGGTTATTTCTCAAGAATTGGTTGATTATATGAAATCAATATTTAATGACAAGTATGATATCTTTGCTTTAGAACAACAAATCTATCTTGATACAACAAATGCTTTTCATGACTTTGAAAACTATTTCAAAGAGCACCAAGAGCAATTGGAAAATTATATTGAGTATAAACTATCAGATGAATACAAAGATTCATTGGTAAAAAAAGTTCAAGAAGAAATATTAATTTTTCAAAAGGAAACAGGATATCAAGATAACTTTATTGAGAACTTAAAGATTCTTAGTTCTTCTTATCGAGAGTATCTTCATCAGTTAGAAAAACTCAAAAAGCAATATATATATTTCCACAAGTCCAAGAATTCTCATCAAATGCTTTAA
- a CDS encoding zinc ribbon domain-containing protein, with amino-acid sequence MKCDVCGTKIPIAESTCPNCGYRVKKDVVQSFDASNKTHEHIRTQSTKTYVKPNIPDMSMFQTPKWIIGIAVAFVVVVIIMTVLPLLSKSSRSSSDWSEMTFQEVIDLGEGEGTIELAQSSLEKVQNLMSNTLHIEDIYTHEYCSDYDDSVNASFSVQGYSQDVYYSVNYTYVDRELLSSELTISGTSQKSIKDLETLPMNKDIVTKLGDYMDIHNAYEYFDQGRLKLVKLKDYNDQYEYVHSQNPYVFIHEKVYSRNEFEYYCTISSR; translated from the coding sequence ATGAAATGTGATGTCTGTGGAACAAAGATTCCAATAGCTGAGAGTACATGCCCAAATTGTGGATACCGAGTGAAAAAGGATGTTGTTCAATCTTTTGATGCATCCAATAAGACACATGAGCATATTCGTACACAATCAACAAAAACCTATGTCAAGCCAAATATACCAGATATGAGTATGTTTCAAACACCAAAATGGATTATAGGAATAGCAGTTGCTTTTGTTGTTGTAGTCATAATTATGACAGTTCTACCACTATTATCAAAGTCTTCTCGTTCTTCCAGTGACTGGTCTGAAATGACTTTCCAGGAAGTTATTGATTTGGGAGAGGGAGAAGGAACAATTGAGCTTGCACAAAGTTCACTTGAAAAAGTTCAAAATCTTATGAGCAATACACTTCACATAGAAGATATATATACCCATGAATATTGTAGTGATTATGATGATTCTGTAAACGCAAGTTTTTCTGTACAAGGGTATAGTCAAGATGTATATTATAGTGTTAATTACACATATGTAGATAGAGAATTGCTGTCATCTGAATTAACAATTTCTGGAACCAGCCAAAAAAGTATAAAAGATTTAGAAACTTTACCAATGAATAAGGATATAGTCACAAAACTTGGGGATTATATGGATATTCACAATGCATACGAGTATTTTGATCAAGGACGTTTAAAGCTTGTTAAGTTAAAAGATTATAATGATCAGTATGAATATGTTCATTCTCAAAATCCATATGTATTTATTCATGAAAAGGTTTATTCTCGTAATGAATTTGAATATTATTGTACCATTTCAAGTCGTTAG
- a CDS encoding ABC transporter permease, whose product MKHKINLVVYILLLWQLVAVIVNKEVIVPYPLDVFQRMIDMLTDFNFYQTLFITLSHVIIVVAISALIAFVLAYLGYQKPLIDEYVSPLLTMIQAIPNISFIILVLVWVSSLQTVYIVLFLVVFPLLYNNFIQGFKSIDHDLRDVILLYHPTCFEKYFKVYLPLIRPSFLSGMKSSLSLGVKVAVMAEILAGLPYGVGRAINYSRIQFDMVGVFAWTVWLVIMILFIDYILNKVMHDHEF is encoded by the coding sequence ATGAAGCATAAAATTAATCTTGTTGTTTATATTTTGTTGTTATGGCAACTGGTTGCTGTTATTGTCAATAAAGAGGTCATTGTTCCTTATCCTTTAGATGTTTTTCAAAGAATGATTGACATGCTTACTGATTTCAATTTTTATCAGACTCTATTTATAACCCTATCACATGTTATTATAGTGGTTGCAATAAGTGCACTTATTGCATTTGTGTTAGCTTATCTAGGATATCAAAAACCACTTATAGATGAATATGTTTCACCATTACTAACAATGATTCAAGCAATACCTAATATTTCATTTATTATACTTGTATTGGTTTGGGTATCATCATTACAAACTGTCTATATTGTGCTTTTTCTAGTTGTTTTTCCTCTATTGTATAATAATTTTATACAGGGTTTTAAAAGTATTGATCATGACTTGCGAGATGTTATATTATTATATCATCCAACATGTTTTGAAAAGTATTTCAAAGTATATTTACCTCTGATTCGTCCAAGCTTTTTATCAGGAATGAAGAGTTCATTAAGTCTTGGTGTAAAAGTTGCAGTGATGGCTGAGATACTAGCTGGACTCCCTTATGGTGTAGGAAGAGCAATCAATTATAGTCGAATTCAATTTGATATGGTTGGAGTTTTTGCATGGACCGTTTGGTTAGTTATTATGATATTGTTTATTGACTATATATTAAATAAAGTTATGCATGATCATGAATTTTAA
- a CDS encoding GNAT family N-acetyltransferase, translating to MDRDFFLTTNRIGFSEWEKDDIKLAELLWGDPDVTRFICASGKFSTNDIRTRLEKEIKNKSMYNIQYWPIFKLDSNELIGCCGLKPYSKGKYEIGFHLRPKFWGQGYAMEAAKTVINYAFTVLKAEELFAGHNPNNIASSKLLLKLGFSYIGDEFYEPTGLYHPSYELKKNTLMK from the coding sequence ATGGATAGAGATTTTTTCTTAACTACAAATAGAATAGGATTTTCTGAATGGGAAAAAGATGATATCAAACTGGCAGAATTATTATGGGGAGATCCTGATGTCACAAGATTCATTTGTGCTAGCGGTAAATTCAGTACGAATGATATTAGAACACGATTAGAAAAAGAAATAAAAAATAAATCGATGTATAATATTCAATACTGGCCTATTTTTAAACTTGACTCAAACGAATTGATTGGTTGCTGTGGATTAAAACCATATAGCAAAGGTAAATATGAAATAGGTTTTCATCTGCGTCCAAAGTTTTGGGGACAAGGATATGCAATGGAAGCAGCAAAAACAGTAATAAATTATGCATTTACTGTTTTGAAGGCAGAAGAGTTGTTTGCAGGTCATAATCCTAATAATATAGCATCATCAAAATTATTACTTAAATTAGGTTTCAGTTATATTGGTGATGAATTTTATGAACCAACAGGGCTGTATCATCCATCTTATGAACTGAAGAAAAATACGTTAATGAAGTAG
- a CDS encoding GNAT family N-acetyltransferase has translation MYNEKAIALFQNWEEALIWSCLQGYMGTLITDDEMTPESAIVINGDFSFCAGIPNENLLKSIPVRDFMLIAANNEDWYPMIEHTFGKKAKKTLRYAIKKEPDIFDKEYLKSIVESLDDDYEIRQFDCEVFELAKKENWSVDLCSQFENYQDYKERALGVAILHKGQLVSGASPYAIYKNGIEIEIDTKPEYRKKGLATVCGAKLILECLANNIYPSWDAHDLRSVHLAEKLGYHLSHSYVTYECEFSK, from the coding sequence ATGTATAATGAGAAAGCAATTGCGCTATTCCAAAATTGGGAAGAAGCGTTAATCTGGTCTTGTCTGCAAGGGTATATGGGGACACTGATTACGGATGATGAAATGACTCCTGAATCTGCCATTGTAATAAATGGTGATTTCAGTTTTTGTGCTGGAATTCCAAATGAAAATTTATTAAAGTCAATTCCAGTCCGTGACTTTATGCTTATTGCAGCTAATAATGAAGATTGGTATCCAATGATTGAACACACTTTTGGAAAAAAAGCAAAAAAAACATTACGATATGCAATTAAAAAAGAACCTGATATTTTTGATAAAGAATATCTTAAATCAATAGTAGAATCTCTTGATGATGACTATGAAATCAGGCAATTTGACTGTGAAGTTTTTGAACTAGCAAAGAAAGAAAATTGGTCAGTTGATTTATGCTCCCAATTTGAGAATTATCAAGATTATAAAGAGCGTGCACTTGGAGTAGCAATACTTCATAAAGGACAGTTGGTTTCTGGTGCTTCTCCTTATGCCATATATAAGAATGGAATAGAAATCGAGATTGATACAAAACCAGAATACAGAAAAAAAGGTCTGGCTACAGTTTGTGGAGCAAAGCTGATTTTGGAATGCCTTGCAAATAATATCTATCCTAGTTGGGATGCTCACGATTTAAGGTCAGTACATTTGGCAGAAAAGCTAGGCTATCATCTTTCACATTCATATGTAACATATGAATGTGAATTCAGTAAATAA